One window of Rasiella rasia genomic DNA carries:
- a CDS encoding ABC transporter permease: MNFPLYIAKRYLFSKSSNNAINIITIIAAIGIVVGAMALFIVLSGFSGLKDFSLQFTNEFDSDLKIEPESGKTITLSEAILQKLDRVDGVEAYAKVVEERVFLQFEEKNHIAYIKGVDANYQKVTVTDSLIFIGRWLIEGQQEAVIGYNIAHKLSLGTMDFTSLPEILVPKPGTGQILTTDLASAFTKRDFIASGIYDVNEDVNGKYVFTDLGFAHDLLQMDSTKVSSIAIKLKPEVDETLVRTHLVKIFDSQPIVIKNRIQQNDALYKMLNTEQVAVYLIFTLVLIIALFNVIGSIIMMILDKRKNIKTLYNLGATIKEIRRVFFMQGALMTIFGGLLGITLGIIVVWAQLQFKLIYITATLPYPVELKLVNIVVVFVTLTILGLIASKIASSRVRERLLV; encoded by the coding sequence TTGAATTTTCCGCTCTACATCGCCAAGCGATATTTGTTTTCAAAGAGCAGCAACAACGCCATAAATATTATCACCATTATTGCGGCAATAGGTATTGTTGTAGGTGCCATGGCATTGTTTATCGTACTTTCAGGTTTTTCTGGACTGAAAGATTTTAGCCTTCAGTTTACCAACGAGTTTGACAGCGATCTTAAAATAGAGCCCGAAAGTGGAAAAACCATTACGCTTTCCGAAGCAATTCTACAAAAGTTAGATCGCGTAGATGGCGTAGAAGCCTACGCTAAGGTTGTTGAAGAACGTGTGTTTTTGCAGTTTGAAGAAAAAAATCATATCGCCTATATTAAAGGAGTAGACGCTAATTACCAAAAGGTAACGGTAACCGATAGCCTAATATTTATTGGACGTTGGCTTATTGAGGGTCAGCAGGAAGCTGTAATTGGTTATAACATTGCACATAAACTTTCCCTAGGCACTATGGACTTTACCAGCCTGCCTGAAATTTTAGTTCCTAAACCAGGAACAGGACAAATTTTAACTACAGACCTTGCCAGCGCCTTTACCAAAAGAGATTTTATTGCTTCCGGGATTTATGATGTAAACGAAGACGTAAATGGAAAATATGTGTTTACAGATTTAGGGTTTGCGCACGACCTGCTTCAGATGGACAGTACCAAAGTATCATCAATCGCTATAAAATTGAAACCTGAAGTAGATGAAACACTTGTAAGAACCCATCTAGTCAAAATTTTTGATAGCCAACCCATAGTTATTAAAAATAGAATTCAGCAAAATGATGCTCTCTACAAAATGTTGAATACCGAACAAGTTGCAGTATACCTCATCTTTACCTTGGTCTTAATCATTGCACTTTTTAATGTTATTGGATCTATTATCATGATGATTCTAGACAAACGAAAGAACATAAAAACACTCTACAACTTAGGTGCAACCATTAAAGAAATAAGACGCGTATTCTTTATGCAAGGTGCATTAATGACAATTTTTGGCGGTCTCTTAGGCATCACACTAGGTATTATCGTAGTCTGGGCACAATTACAATTTAAACTTATCTATATAACCGCAACCTTGCCGTATCCGGTAGAATTAAAATTGGTCAACATTGTAGTGGTTTTTGTCACCCTAACCATACTGGGTTTAATAGCATCTAAGATCGCTTCTAGCCGCGTAAGAGAACGGTTATTAGTCTAA
- a CDS encoding riboflavin synthase, which yields MFTGIIETLGEIKTLTTEGDNLHIEVASSLTPELKIDQSVSHNGICLTVVALTETTYTVTAIKETLDKTNLSQLTVGDSVNLERAMILGTRLDGHIVQGHVDEIGECTKIEEANGSWYFTFTYGSQNGNVTIEKGSITINGVSLTVVNSQPSEFSVAIIPYTYEHTNFNTFNIGTKVNLEFDVIGKYVKRLIEQRS from the coding sequence ATGTTCACAGGAATAATTGAAACCCTTGGAGAAATAAAGACCTTAACAACCGAAGGCGACAACCTTCATATTGAAGTTGCCAGTTCGCTTACTCCAGAATTAAAAATAGACCAAAGTGTTTCACATAATGGTATCTGTTTAACCGTAGTTGCCTTAACCGAAACTACCTATACTGTTACAGCAATTAAAGAAACACTAGACAAGACAAACCTGTCTCAATTAACTGTTGGAGATAGTGTAAATCTTGAAAGAGCAATGATTCTAGGTACAAGGTTAGATGGTCACATTGTACAAGGACACGTAGACGAAATAGGAGAATGTACAAAAATTGAAGAAGCCAATGGAAGTTGGTATTTTACATTTACCTATGGTTCACAAAACGGAAATGTTACTATTGAAAAAGGCTCCATTACCATAAATGGAGTAAGTCTTACAGTAGTAAACTCTCAGCCATCTGAATTTAGTGTAGCGATTATTCCGTACACATATGAGCATACAAATTTTAATACCTTTAACATTGGCACTAAAGTAAATCTAGAATTTGATGTGATTGGGAAGTACGTAAAACGACTTATTGAGCAGCGTTCGTAG
- the mce gene encoding methylmalonyl-CoA epimerase, translating to MNKIEHLGIAVKDMAAANEIYTKLLGYTPYKTEEVASEGVHTSFFTCGESKIELLAATNADSPIAKFIEKRGEGIHHIAFSVSNIVEEMERLRLEGFILLNEEPKKGADNKWVAFLHPKSSNGVLVELCQDIASPISKSNINAK from the coding sequence ATGAACAAGATAGAACATTTGGGAATTGCGGTTAAAGACATGGCGGCAGCCAACGAAATATATACCAAACTATTAGGCTACACACCTTATAAAACAGAGGAAGTTGCCAGCGAAGGGGTACATACGTCATTTTTTACTTGCGGAGAAAGTAAGATAGAATTACTGGCAGCAACAAATGCAGATAGCCCAATTGCTAAGTTTATTGAAAAACGCGGGGAGGGAATCCACCATATTGCGTTTTCAGTAAGTAACATAGTTGAAGAAATGGAGCGATTAAGGTTAGAAGGCTTTATTTTGTTGAACGAAGAGCCAAAAAAAGGAGCAGATAACAAATGGGTTGCTTTTTTGCACCCCAAAAGTAGCAATGGAGTCTTGGTAGAACTCTGTCAAGATATTGCATCGCCAATCTCGAAATCTAATATTAACGCTAAATAG
- the rbfA gene encoding 30S ribosome-binding factor RbfA: MVESNRQKKIAGVLQNDIANVIQEMLREAGQTGIIVAVSKVNVTTDLSIAKVHLSIFPSDKATPLLEEITKATPQIKHQIAQLTKHQLRKMPDLSFYNDDSLDYIEGIEKAVKGVDNPLENPDLLEKRKKK, from the coding sequence ATGGTAGAAAGTAACAGACAGAAAAAAATTGCAGGGGTACTGCAAAACGATATTGCTAATGTAATCCAGGAAATGCTTCGCGAAGCTGGACAGACAGGCATTATAGTGGCAGTTTCTAAAGTAAACGTAACTACAGACCTTTCTATTGCAAAAGTACATCTTAGTATATTTCCCTCAGACAAAGCAACACCGCTCTTAGAAGAAATTACTAAGGCAACACCTCAAATTAAGCATCAAATTGCGCAGCTCACTAAGCATCAGCTAAGAAAAATGCCAGACCTGTCTTTTTATAACGACGATTCTTTAGATTATATAGAAGGTATAGAAAAAGCTGTAAAAGGCGTAGACAACCCCTTAGAAAATCCAGATCTACTCGAAAAACGAAAAAAGAAATAA
- a CDS encoding NAD(P)/FAD-dependent oxidoreductase: MNFSYWERHTWLQDIDVAIIGSGIVGLSCALELAERFPKKKLVVFEKGMLPSGASTKNAGFACFGSISEILDDLKTHTEEEVIQLIRDRVAGLQVLRKRLGDTTIDYQQNGGYELFYEKDTDLFEECIEKLPYINKLLEKVFLGEKQTFSIKNDTFSFKNVQKRLIFNQFEGQLDTGKMMQGLLQQCAEKNILVLNNAEITSILSENDHVLLNLNNFMEISTKKVCIATNGFAKQFFDAAMSPARAQVLITNPIPNLSIKGTFHLDKGYYYFRNIHNRILFGGGRNLDFVTETTTRLGTTQRIQNELERLLRTTILPNTPFTIDARWSGIMGVGEQKKPIVKQVQPNVFCGVRLGGMGVAIGSSVGKQLAECIESI, translated from the coding sequence ATGAATTTTAGTTATTGGGAACGACATACATGGCTGCAAGATATAGACGTTGCCATTATTGGTAGCGGCATTGTTGGCTTAAGTTGTGCCTTAGAATTAGCAGAACGCTTTCCTAAAAAAAAGTTGGTGGTGTTTGAAAAAGGAATGTTACCTAGTGGAGCTAGTACAAAAAATGCAGGGTTTGCCTGCTTTGGAAGTATTTCTGAAATACTAGACGATTTAAAAACGCATACCGAAGAAGAAGTCATTCAACTCATTCGCGATAGAGTAGCAGGTTTACAAGTACTTCGGAAAAGGTTAGGAGACACAACCATAGACTATCAACAAAACGGAGGGTACGAATTATTCTATGAAAAAGACACAGATTTATTTGAAGAATGCATAGAAAAACTCCCCTACATTAATAAATTGCTAGAAAAGGTCTTTTTAGGCGAAAAGCAGACATTTTCTATCAAAAACGATACTTTTTCCTTTAAAAATGTACAAAAAAGACTGATTTTTAATCAATTTGAAGGTCAGTTAGATACAGGTAAAATGATGCAGGGCTTACTTCAGCAATGTGCAGAAAAGAACATTTTAGTGCTAAATAACGCTGAAATCACATCAATTTTGTCAGAAAATGACCATGTTTTGCTCAATTTGAACAATTTTATGGAAATTTCAACAAAAAAGGTTTGTATTGCTACCAACGGCTTTGCAAAACAGTTTTTTGATGCTGCCATGTCTCCTGCGAGAGCTCAGGTTCTTATTACCAATCCAATCCCAAATTTGTCTATTAAGGGAACATTTCACCTCGATAAAGGGTATTATTATTTTAGAAACATACACAATAGAATTCTCTTCGGAGGAGGGAGAAATCTAGATTTCGTAACCGAAACCACTACACGATTAGGTACTACACAACGTATTCAGAATGAGCTAGAAAGACTGCTAAGAACAACAATTTTACCAAATACACCGTTTACTATAGACGCTAGGTGGAGCGGAATTATGGGTGTTGGCGAACAAAAAAAGCCCATTGTAAAACAAGTGCAACCTAATGTGTTTTGTGGCGTACGTTTAGGCGGAATGGGTGTAGCTATTGGTAGTTCTGTTGGCAAACAACTTGCCGAGTGTATTGAATCTATATGA
- a CDS encoding DUF1499 domain-containing protein translates to MANSYTENLQLTAPLESAKKKVEEALMKAGFKMSKWVDQQQAFYSESSVTIWSWGEDIMVRFQENENGTQIQFTSSCKLSTQIIDWGKNKKNAKKFMLALDQS, encoded by the coding sequence ATGGCAAATAGTTATACCGAAAATCTACAACTTACAGCACCCTTAGAGTCTGCCAAGAAAAAAGTGGAAGAAGCGCTTATGAAAGCTGGGTTTAAAATGAGTAAGTGGGTAGACCAACAACAGGCATTTTACTCAGAAAGTTCTGTGACAATTTGGTCTTGGGGTGAAGATATCATGGTACGTTTTCAAGAAAATGAAAATGGTACCCAAATACAGTTTACTTCCAGTTGTAAACTCTCTACACAAATAATAGATTGGGGGAAAAACAAGAAGAATGCTAAGAAATTTATGCTTGCCTTAGACCAATCTTAG
- the accC gene encoding acetyl-CoA carboxylase biotin carboxylase subunit, with protein MFKKILIANRGEIALRVIRTCREMGIKSVAVYSKADEESLHVKFADEAVCIGPAPSSESYLKMSNIIAAAEITNADAIHPGYGFLSENAKFSKICEEHNIKFIGASPEMIERMGDKAMAKTTMIEAGVPCVPGSEGIIENFAQCKKVAKETGYPVMLKASAGGGGKGMRAVWKEEDLQDAWESARQESKAAFGNDDMYMEKLIEEPRHIEIQIVGDSTGKACHLSERDCSIQRRHQKLTEETPSPFMTKKLRNDMGMAAVKAAEYIKYEGAGTVEFLVDKHRNFYFMEMNTRIQVEHPITEQVIDFDLIREQILVAAGVPISGKHYTPNLHSIECRINAEDPYNDFRPSPGRITTLHAPGGHGVRLDTHVYAGYVIPPNYDSMIAKLITTAQTRDEAINKMKRALDEFVIEGIKTTIPFHRQLMDHPDYVAGNYTTAFMNDWEMAPPEEE; from the coding sequence ATGTTTAAAAAAATATTGATTGCAAATAGGGGAGAAATTGCGCTTCGCGTAATTAGAACCTGCAGAGAAATGGGCATTAAGTCTGTTGCAGTTTACTCTAAGGCAGATGAGGAAAGCCTGCATGTAAAATTTGCAGATGAAGCCGTTTGTATTGGCCCAGCTCCTAGTAGCGAAAGCTATTTAAAGATGAGTAATATTATAGCCGCGGCCGAGATAACCAATGCAGATGCGATACATCCTGGGTACGGATTCTTATCTGAAAATGCAAAATTCTCGAAAATATGTGAAGAGCACAATATTAAATTTATTGGTGCTTCTCCAGAAATGATAGAGCGCATGGGAGATAAGGCAATGGCCAAAACTACCATGATAGAGGCAGGTGTTCCTTGTGTTCCAGGAAGTGAAGGCATTATTGAAAATTTCGCCCAATGTAAAAAAGTAGCAAAAGAAACGGGCTACCCTGTAATGTTAAAAGCAAGTGCAGGTGGTGGTGGAAAAGGAATGCGCGCAGTCTGGAAGGAAGAAGACCTTCAAGATGCTTGGGAATCTGCACGTCAAGAAAGTAAAGCTGCCTTTGGGAATGACGATATGTATATGGAAAAACTCATTGAAGAGCCACGCCATATTGAAATTCAGATTGTGGGCGATAGTACAGGTAAAGCATGTCACTTAAGTGAAAGAGACTGTTCTATTCAGCGACGTCACCAAAAATTGACCGAAGAAACACCTAGTCCATTTATGACGAAGAAACTTCGAAACGATATGGGTATGGCGGCAGTAAAAGCGGCAGAATACATTAAGTATGAAGGTGCTGGTACTGTAGAGTTTTTGGTAGACAAGCATAGAAACTTCTACTTCATGGAAATGAATACGCGTATTCAGGTAGAGCATCCTATTACCGAACAAGTAATAGACTTCGATCTAATTCGCGAACAAATTCTTGTAGCTGCAGGAGTTCCAATTTCAGGAAAACACTATACGCCTAACTTACATTCTATAGAGTGCCGTATTAATGCAGAAGATCCGTATAACGATTTTAGACCTTCTCCTGGAAGAATTACAACATTGCATGCTCCTGGAGGGCACGGAGTGCGTTTAGACACACATGTGTACGCAGGCTATGTAATTCCGCCTAACTACGATTCTATGATTGCAAAGCTTATTACAACGGCGCAAACACGCGACGAAGCAATTAATAAAATGAAGCGTGCATTAGATGAGTTTGTAATAGAAGGTATTAAAACTACAATTCCATTTCATAGACAGTTAATGGATCATCCAGACTACGTGGCAGGTAATTATACAACTGCATTTATGAACGATTGGGAAATGGCACCACCTGAAGAAGAATAG
- a CDS encoding YceD family protein, with amino-acid sequence MRELKEFTIPFVGLKLGQHSFHFEIANTFFEHFEYDEFNTARINLTALLDKKTTLLEFTLSYDGIVNVPCDITNEAFDQEVSGSYHFVVKFGETFNDENEDLLIIPHGSYEVNIQQYIYESIILSLPSRFIHPGIEDGSLQSDILDKLEELSPKQLKDTAEEGAELDPRWDELKKLLTDK; translated from the coding sequence ATGAGAGAATTGAAAGAATTTACGATCCCTTTTGTAGGGTTGAAATTAGGTCAGCACTCGTTTCATTTTGAGATTGCAAATACGTTCTTTGAGCATTTTGAGTATGATGAGTTTAATACAGCACGTATTAATCTTACAGCATTGTTAGACAAGAAAACAACTTTATTAGAGTTTACACTTTCGTATGATGGAATTGTGAACGTTCCTTGTGACATTACAAACGAGGCCTTTGATCAAGAGGTTTCTGGATCGTATCACTTTGTGGTAAAGTTTGGAGAAACGTTTAACGATGAAAATGAAGATTTACTTATTATCCCGCATGGGAGTTATGAAGTGAATATTCAGCAATACATTTACGAGTCTATTATCTTGTCGTTGCCTTCGCGTTTTATACACCCAGGCATAGAAGATGGTAGCTTGCAAAGCGACATACTTGACAAACTTGAAGAATTGAGCCCAAAACAGCTAAAAGATACTGCTGAAGAGGGAGCAGAATTAGACCCAAGATGGGACGAATTAAAAAAACTATTAACGGATAAATAA
- the pdxA gene encoding 4-hydroxythreonine-4-phosphate dehydrogenase PdxA → MSKRDKIIVGISIGDLNGIGSEIILKTFQDARILDFCTPVIFASVKTMSFFKKAYGLDVPVYGIDSLEKIAHKKINVFNVWKENVDITFGKEDKNIGAYAVKSLEATVKALKEEHVDVMVTAPINKSNVQSESFNFPGHTDYLAKELEGESLMLMVSNNLRVGLLTDHVAVKDISANITRELIEKKISIIHKTLIQDFGIQKPKIAVLGINPHNGDNGVIGTEDDTVLIPALTNIRNNGKLVFGPYAADSFFGSGNYKNFDVIIASYHDQGLIPFKTLSFGTGVNYTAGLNRIRTSPDHGTAYDVAGKNIADFESFKQAVFTAIDIFNSREAYAEISENPLKTNRRKAFSKKS, encoded by the coding sequence ATGAGCAAAAGAGATAAAATTATAGTAGGGATTTCTATAGGCGACCTAAATGGTATAGGAAGCGAGATTATTTTAAAAACTTTTCAGGATGCTCGTATACTCGATTTTTGTACCCCAGTAATTTTTGCTTCGGTAAAAACAATGTCATTTTTTAAAAAAGCATATGGGTTAGACGTTCCTGTTTATGGCATTGATAGTTTAGAAAAGATTGCTCATAAAAAGATAAATGTATTTAACGTCTGGAAAGAAAATGTGGACATAACCTTCGGAAAGGAAGACAAAAATATTGGGGCTTATGCAGTTAAATCATTAGAAGCTACCGTAAAGGCATTAAAAGAAGAACATGTTGATGTGATGGTAACAGCACCCATTAATAAATCTAACGTACAATCAGAATCGTTTAACTTTCCAGGTCATACAGATTATCTTGCAAAAGAATTGGAGGGCGAGAGTCTCATGTTAATGGTTTCAAACAATTTACGCGTTGGATTGTTAACAGATCATGTTGCAGTAAAGGACATTTCAGCAAATATTACACGAGAGCTTATAGAAAAGAAGATTAGTATCATACATAAAACATTGATACAAGACTTCGGAATTCAAAAACCTAAAATCGCGGTATTAGGAATTAATCCGCATAATGGTGATAACGGGGTAATAGGCACCGAAGATGATACCGTACTTATTCCGGCACTTACAAACATTAGAAATAACGGCAAATTGGTTTTTGGCCCTTATGCTGCCGACAGTTTTTTTGGTTCTGGGAATTACAAAAACTTTGATGTAATAATTGCTTCGTATCACGATCAAGGGCTCATACCATTTAAAACACTCTCTTTTGGGACTGGCGTTAACTATACGGCAGGCCTTAATCGCATTCGAACATCGCCAGATCACGGCACCGCATATGATGTGGCAGGAAAAAATATTGCAGATTTCGAGAGCTTTAAACAAGCGGTATTCACCGCCATCGATATTTTTAACTCGCGAGAAGCCTATGCAGAAATTTCTGAAAATCCACTGAAAACCAATAGAAGAAAAGCATTTTCAAAAAAGAGCTAG
- the rpmF gene encoding 50S ribosomal protein L32 — translation MAHPKRKISKTRRDKRRTHYKAVKPTLATDPTTGEMHLFHRAHWHEGKLYYRGQVVIDATEEVEA, via the coding sequence ATGGCACATCCTAAAAGAAAAATCTCGAAAACTAGAAGAGATAAAAGAAGAACTCATTACAAAGCGGTAAAGCCAACGTTAGCTACAGACCCAACCACTGGGGAGATGCACTTATTTCACAGAGCGCACTGGCACGAAGGTAAATTGTACTACCGTGGGCAGGTTGTAATTGACGCTACTGAAGAAGTAGAAGCTTAA
- a CDS encoding beta-ketoacyl-ACP synthase III has translation MSKISAAITAVGGYVPDYVLTNQILETMVDTNDEWITTRTGIKERRILKDQDKGTSYLAIQAAKDLLAKSNTNPEDIDMVIMATATPDMPVAATGVYVATEIGAVNAFSFDLVAACSSFLFGMSTAAKYIESGRYKKVLLLGADKMSSIIDYEDRATCIIFGDGGGAVLFEPNTEGYGVQDEYLRTDGIGRQSLKIDAGGSLMPATAETVANKQHYVFQDGKTVFKFAVSNMADVSEKIMARNDLSGDDVNWLVPHQANMRIIDATAKRMNLPQEKVMKNIHKYGNTTSATLPLCLVDYEQQLKKGDNLVFASFGGGFTWGAVYVTWAYDPK, from the coding sequence ATGAGCAAAATATCAGCAGCAATCACAGCTGTAGGAGGCTACGTGCCAGACTACGTACTTACCAACCAAATCCTGGAGACTATGGTGGACACCAATGACGAATGGATTACCACCCGAACAGGGATTAAGGAGCGTAGAATTTTAAAAGATCAAGACAAGGGTACATCTTACCTTGCAATTCAAGCTGCTAAAGACTTATTAGCAAAAAGTAATACCAACCCTGAAGACATTGATATGGTGATTATGGCAACCGCCACACCAGATATGCCAGTTGCAGCCACAGGCGTTTACGTAGCTACCGAGATAGGTGCCGTAAACGCTTTTTCATTTGATTTGGTTGCAGCCTGCTCTAGTTTTCTCTTTGGAATGTCTACCGCCGCAAAATATATTGAGTCTGGACGATACAAGAAAGTTTTATTGCTAGGCGCAGATAAGATGTCATCTATTATAGATTACGAAGACAGAGCGACCTGTATCATCTTTGGCGATGGTGGAGGCGCAGTGCTTTTTGAGCCCAATACTGAAGGTTACGGAGTTCAAGACGAATATTTACGAACCGACGGTATTGGTAGACAAAGTCTAAAGATAGATGCTGGAGGTTCTTTAATGCCGGCTACAGCAGAAACTGTGGCAAACAAACAACATTATGTATTCCAAGACGGAAAAACCGTATTTAAATTTGCCGTTTCAAATATGGCCGATGTGAGTGAAAAAATTATGGCGCGTAATGACTTGTCTGGAGATGATGTGAATTGGTTAGTACCGCACCAAGCCAATATGCGAATTATAGACGCAACCGCAAAAAGAATGAACCTTCCGCAAGAGAAGGTGATGAAAAATATTCACAAGTATGGGAATACCACTTCGGCAACTTTGCCGTTGTGCCTAGTAGATTATGAACAACAATTAAAAAAAGGCGATAACCTAGTATTTGCATCTTTTGGAGGTGGATTTACATGGGGTGCCGTATATGTTACATGGGCCTATGACCCAAAATAA
- a CDS encoding 3-oxoacyl-ACP synthase has product MTDKELKATLLTHCENTVIARFTKIKQTIADIEESLFEESKSSAGDKHETGRAMLQIDRENAGKQLQEIENLHALVKRIDVKAASEYVRLGTLVYTTNGNYFISISIGQVTVGATQYFCVALQSPIGQLLSGKIKGDTFTFNDKAITIKSVS; this is encoded by the coding sequence ATGACCGATAAAGAATTAAAGGCTACATTACTTACGCACTGTGAAAATACGGTGATTGCTCGCTTCACAAAAATTAAGCAAACCATCGCAGACATTGAAGAATCGCTTTTTGAAGAATCTAAGAGCAGCGCTGGAGACAAGCATGAAACGGGACGAGCAATGTTGCAAATAGACCGTGAAAATGCGGGTAAACAACTACAGGAAATAGAAAACTTACACGCACTCGTTAAACGAATAGACGTAAAAGCCGCGTCAGAATATGTTCGCTTGGGAACGCTGGTGTATACAACAAATGGTAATTATTTTATTAGTATTTCTATAGGTCAGGTAACTGTGGGCGCAACGCAGTATTTTTGTGTGGCCTTACAATCACCAATAGGACAATTACTTTCTGGCAAGATAAAAGGGGATACTTTTACGTTTAATGACAAGGCCATTACGATTAAAAGTGTTTCGTGA
- the mtgA gene encoding monofunctional biosynthetic peptidoglycan transglycosylase, producing the protein MIKKLFKFLFKTLLWFVLLSVLWVLLYKYVPVYYTPLMAIRSYENKETIGTKHEWVPLSKISEELQLAVICAEDQNFVKHNGFDLKSIEKAYKSNKNGKKLRGGSTISQQTAKNVFLWPERSWLRKGLETYFTFLIETSWSKERILEVYLNSIEMGEGVYGAEAAANYWFNTSARNLQKYEAAALAAILPNPRKYKAAPASAYIQKRKEWIVRQMRFYGTFTLVEPKENDR; encoded by the coding sequence ATGATAAAGAAACTTTTCAAATTTCTTTTTAAAACCTTACTGTGGTTTGTACTCTTAAGTGTGCTCTGGGTACTGCTATATAAGTATGTGCCAGTGTACTATACACCACTTATGGCTATTAGAAGTTATGAGAACAAGGAAACCATAGGCACAAAACATGAATGGGTGCCATTATCTAAAATTTCCGAAGAACTACAATTAGCAGTAATCTGCGCAGAAGACCAAAATTTTGTAAAACACAACGGTTTTGACCTAAAATCGATAGAAAAAGCATACAAAAGCAACAAAAATGGTAAAAAGCTGCGCGGTGGAAGTACGATTTCTCAGCAAACTGCCAAAAATGTTTTTCTGTGGCCAGAGCGAAGTTGGCTCAGAAAAGGGTTAGAGACTTACTTTACTTTCTTAATTGAAACCTCGTGGAGTAAAGAGCGAATTTTAGAGGTATATCTCAACAGTATAGAAATGGGTGAAGGTGTGTACGGTGCTGAAGCTGCTGCCAATTATTGGTTTAATACCTCTGCCAGAAACCTTCAAAAATATGAGGCTGCAGCGCTTGCAGCTATATTACCTAACCCTAGAAAATATAAAGCAGCACCTGCTTCTGCTTATATTCAAAAAAGAAAAGAGTGGATTGTTAGACAAATGCGTTTTTATGGTACATTTACCTTAGTTGAACCTAAAGAAAATGACCGATAA
- the accB gene encoding acetyl-CoA carboxylase biotin carboxyl carrier protein has product MDIKEIQSLIKFVAKSGATEVKLEMDDVKITIRTGETGSKGETTYIQQVPSMAPAPVAQAAPQAAVDAAPAAATPAAADEDSKYITVKSPIIGTFYRKPSPDKPVFIEVGDTINTGDVLCVIEAMKLFNEIESEVSGKIVKVLVDDASPVEFDQPLFLVDPS; this is encoded by the coding sequence ATGGATATAAAAGAAATACAAAGTCTAATTAAGTTTGTAGCCAAGTCAGGGGCTACCGAAGTTAAATTAGAAATGGATGATGTAAAAATCACCATTCGTACAGGAGAAACAGGAAGTAAAGGAGAAACAACCTATATTCAGCAAGTTCCAAGTATGGCACCGGCACCAGTTGCACAAGCTGCACCTCAGGCAGCCGTAGATGCGGCTCCAGCAGCAGCGACGCCAGCAGCAGCCGATGAGGATTCAAAATATATTACCGTAAAATCACCGATTATAGGAACTTTCTATCGAAAGCCTTCACCAGATAAACCAGTATTTATTGAAGTTGGTGATACCATTAACACAGGTGACGTTTTATGTGTTATTGAAGCAATGAAACTCTTTAACGAAATTGAAAGTGAAGTGTCTGGAAAGATTGTTAAAGTACTTGTAGACGACGCGTCTCCTGTAGAGTTTGATCAGCCACTCTTCTTAGTAGACCCATCGTAA